A stretch of Microscilla marina ATCC 23134 DNA encodes these proteins:
- a CDS encoding lanthionine synthetase LanC family protein: MHKNLNQVTARLVKDILLESLEANTQINVYRGSLGQALLFSLLNKGGLAPVNQDRLYDSITHCINNLQTLDGNASFSGYSGVLLTLSTLIQEGQLDKQEIQEVMKVLQHLVLDSIPYDFQNCNLDFLHGLIGKLIALTEVRDFFEDDVRSLIEANVIKGIEYVVDNAKYTNGEAEIFWETIATPEGIINTGLAHGLASIINFLAKAYNYDFIDADLKQKIQTCLSLACSFLINRKSSDHNHFTFANKLSVDENKLNTNQYSLAWCKGDLGIVFSLIAANKCLKSQKIDDIINSIIKKTAKVRKLNSGIHQDATRLDTTLCHGSFGAFFLFYLLYKHTQLPEAKDAYLYWLNESLSQADWDEKFLGWSHYGTNPTTGHQEWGQSSGLLFGATGQCLSLLSFLLVEQNIIQIQQLNWLKFLF; the protein is encoded by the coding sequence ATGCACAAAAATCTTAATCAAGTAACAGCAAGGTTAGTAAAAGATATATTGTTAGAAAGTTTAGAGGCAAATACACAAATAAATGTATATAGAGGTTCATTAGGTCAGGCATTGTTATTTTCTTTGTTAAACAAAGGTGGCTTGGCTCCTGTTAATCAGGATCGTTTGTATGACTCTATAACCCATTGCATTAATAACCTCCAAACCCTTGACGGTAACGCAAGCTTTTCAGGATACTCAGGGGTTTTGTTAACACTGAGTACTCTCATTCAAGAAGGCCAACTCGATAAGCAGGAAATACAGGAAGTAATGAAAGTTTTGCAGCATTTGGTACTTGACTCAATCCCTTATGACTTTCAGAACTGTAACCTCGATTTTTTGCATGGGTTAATTGGGAAACTTATTGCCCTCACAGAGGTAAGAGATTTTTTTGAGGATGATGTCAGGTCTTTGATAGAAGCAAATGTAATTAAAGGCATTGAGTATGTTGTTGACAACGCAAAGTATACCAATGGTGAAGCAGAAATTTTTTGGGAAACCATCGCTACCCCTGAAGGTATCATCAATACAGGATTAGCCCACGGGTTAGCGAGTATTATTAATTTTTTGGCTAAAGCATACAATTATGACTTTATAGATGCTGATCTCAAACAAAAAATTCAGACTTGCCTTTCTTTGGCCTGTAGTTTTTTAATTAATCGCAAATCTAGTGACCACAATCACTTTACATTCGCCAATAAACTATCAGTTGATGAAAATAAATTAAACACAAATCAATATTCACTTGCTTGGTGTAAAGGTGATTTGGGAATCGTTTTTTCTCTGATAGCCGCCAACAAATGCTTGAAGTCACAAAAAATTGATGATATTATCAATTCAATCATAAAAAAAACCGCCAAAGTAAGAAAACTTAACTCAGGCATACACCAAGATGCTACCAGACTCGACACCACACTTTGTCATGGGTCGTTTGGGGCATTTTTTTTATTCTATTTGCTGTACAAACATACCCAACTACCCGAAGCAAAAGATGCGTACCTTTATTGGCTCAATGAAAGCCTTAGTCAAGCAGATTGGGATGAAAAATTTCTTGGCTGGAGTCACTATGGTACAAACCCAACTACAGGGCATCAGGAATGGGGACAATCTAGTGGTTTATTATTTGGCGCTACTGGGCAGTGTCTGTCCCTTTTAAGCTTTTTATTGGTCGAACAGAACATTATACAGATACAACAGCTAAATTGGTTGAAGTTTTTATTTTAA
- a CDS encoding LysM peptidoglycan-binding domain-containing protein: MGKETSWPTQKQQPPYGTLVAASPERILGKKAPKISQHTVQAGEGLWTIAKKYNPLAPITEIAQLVQKIVKLNNLGSVKALIAPGQMLKVPSTVNLGNQKPPPQKTSPKINDKLRALELKMMEQQADNTKVYQPPIFEGKKVNKKNTPKKVKTPKKVKKRVKPDFSLSGIKDTLKRKGYKFYEEEGKVNLIAIRMDETYDNKFSDKLFTIQHIKGKPKIIEIPWTTTAGTLAHGGVLDPLNAVETQTGVAGTATIIEKQYENVYTFMDSKNYQNLWLKYPYLYQTGSMDYYRDNTKDLKLDRGKVYKGFYGTNTHRMSNNGIASRTVNAPGVPWSQGCQGAPEPEFKKLLPFFRKHVQSGHGKITYTLLNYSDFVD; the protein is encoded by the coding sequence ATGGGAAAAGAAACCTCGTGGCCAACCCAGAAACAACAGCCACCTTATGGAACCTTGGTAGCAGCCAGTCCAGAACGAATTTTAGGAAAGAAAGCACCTAAAATAAGCCAACACACTGTACAAGCGGGAGAAGGACTTTGGACAATTGCCAAAAAATATAACCCCTTGGCTCCTATAACCGAGATTGCCCAACTAGTGCAGAAAATAGTTAAGTTGAATAATTTAGGGAGCGTTAAGGCTTTAATTGCTCCCGGGCAAATGCTTAAAGTACCTTCTACTGTTAATCTTGGTAATCAAAAACCACCTCCCCAAAAAACGTCGCCTAAAATAAACGACAAATTACGGGCACTTGAACTGAAAATGATGGAACAACAAGCGGATAATACCAAAGTGTATCAACCACCGATTTTTGAGGGGAAAAAGGTAAATAAAAAGAATACGCCTAAAAAGGTGAAAACACCCAAAAAAGTCAAAAAACGGGTAAAACCTGACTTTTCGCTCAGTGGGATAAAAGATACACTAAAACGAAAGGGATATAAGTTTTATGAAGAAGAAGGGAAAGTCAACTTGATAGCAATTAGGATGGATGAAACCTATGATAATAAATTCAGTGATAAACTATTCACTATTCAACATATAAAAGGAAAACCTAAAATAATAGAAATCCCTTGGACAACTACCGCTGGTACGCTTGCTCATGGAGGTGTCCTTGATCCATTAAATGCAGTTGAAACTCAGACTGGAGTTGCAGGAACAGCTACTATAATAGAAAAGCAATACGAAAATGTTTATACATTTATGGATTCTAAAAACTATCAAAATTTATGGCTCAAGTATCCTTATTTGTATCAAACGGGTTCTATGGATTATTACCGAGATAACACTAAAGACTTAAAATTGGATAGAGGAAAAGTATATAAAGGATTTTACGGAACAAACACGCATCGCATGAGTAACAATGGAATAGCAAGCCGTACAGTGAATGCACCTGGAGTTCCCTGGAGTCAAGGATGTCAAGGCGCTCCAGAGCCTGAGTTTAAAAAACTGTTACCATTTTTCAGGAAACACGTCCAATCAGGGCACGGTAAAATCACCTATACACTGTTGAATTACAGTGATTTTGTTGATTAA